From one Musa acuminata AAA Group cultivar baxijiao chromosome BXJ2-6, Cavendish_Baxijiao_AAA, whole genome shotgun sequence genomic stretch:
- the LOC135615910 gene encoding arogenate dehydrogenase 2, chloroplastic-like, with translation MLLSRVLPSNTTLLPASSRTRAAPLRCHHVPVGRAITVPVRCRSTMTIQARDTPPVLDIEPQPLKLLDRGTKLKIAVIGFGNFGQFLARTFAAQGHEVLAYSRTDYSDTASSLGVAFFDNQHDLCEQHPDVLLLSTSILSAEAVLRSLPIQRLRRSTLFVDVLSVKEFPRNLFLQLLPPDFDILCTHPMFGPESGKHGWAGLPFVYDKVRIGDSDDRVERCHAFLEIFEREGCRMVEMSCAEHDETAAEIQFLTHTIGRVLAKLDLKSTPINTKGYETLLNLVQNTCSDSYELYNGLFIYNKNSTELIEKLDGALDGMKKELFDRLHGIFREQLFDSSGRRPIDVGN, from the coding sequence ATGCTACTCTCCCGTGTGCTCCCCTCAAACACCACCCTCCTCCCCGCCTCCTCCCGCACTCGCGCAGCCCCTCTCCGGTGCCACCACGTCCCTGTCGGCCGTGCCATTACCGTCCCTGTTCGCTGCCGTTCCACCATGACCATCCAAGCCCGCGACACGCCCCCTGTTCTTGATATCGAGCCGCAGCCGCTTAAGCTCCTCGACCGCGGCACCAAGCTCAAGATCGCCGTCATCGGCTTCGGCAACTTCGGCCAGTTCCTTGCCCGCACCTTCGCCGCCCAAGGCCACGAGGTACTCGCGTACTCGCGCACCGACTACTCCGACACCGCCAGCTCCCTCGGCGTGGCATTTTTCGACAACCAGCACGACCTCTGCGAGCAGCACCCCGacgtcctcctcctctccactTCCATCCTCTCCGCCGAGGCCGTGCTCCGGTCTCTGCCCATCCAGCGCCTCCGCCGCAGCACTCTCTTCGTTGACGTCCTCTCCGTCAAGGAGTTTCCCAGGAACCTCTTCCTCCAGCTGCTGCCCCCGGACTTCGACATCCTGTGCACGCATCCCATGTTCGGCCCCGAGAGCGGCAAGCACGGCTGGGCCGGGCTCCCGTTCGTCTACGACAAAGTCCGGATCGGCGACTCCGACGACCGGGTCGAGCGGTGCCACGCGTTCCTCGAGATCTTCGAGCGGGAGGGCTGCCGGATGGTCGAGATGTCGTGTGCAGAGCACGACGAAACGGCAGCAGAGATCCAGTTCTTGACGCACACCATAGGCAGGGTGCTCGCGAAGCTGGACCTCAAGTCCACGCCCATCAACACCAAAGGTTACGAAACCCTACTAAATCTGGTGCAGAACACCTGCAGCGACAGCTACGAGCTGTACAATGGGCTGTTCATATACAACAAGAACTCCACCGAGCTGATCGAGAAGCTGGACGGCGCCTTGGACGGGATGAAGAAGGAGCTCTTTGATCGCTTGCATGGCATCTTTAGGGAGCAATTGTTCGACAGCTCAGGTAGAAGGCCCATTGACGTGGGCAACTGA
- the LOC135615911 gene encoding uncharacterized protein LOC135615911 → MACSSRRSNSAVPPVSRPLLRSASPAAVAGAAPFSSSYRSSASSPFASSSSANSSTFFHHRSASPTRVYLVGSTPSPRNPSVHFSLDRSTSPGRSLAVVDRRRPASASAAAPARRTCMCSPTTHPGSFRCSLHKGLRFPPHHNQHAASSSPSNRLNARRSAMTNSLVRIGAVEGEWVKRALASLIRPSSHQQRRRADFRPRLSRLSVMSKADDV, encoded by the coding sequence ATGGCGTGCTCTTCTAGAAGATCCAACTCCGCCGTTCCACCGGTTTCGAGGCCCCTCCTACGATCCGCATCTCCCGCAGCGGTTGCAGGCGCCgcccccttctcttcctcctacCGCTCCTCTGCCTCTTCTCCcttcgcttcctcttcctccgccAACTCGTCCACCTTCTTCCATCACCGCTCCGCCTCTCCTACCCGCGTCTACCTCGTCGGATCCACGCCTTCCCCCAGAAATCCGTCCGTCCACTTCTCCCTCGATCGATCTACTTCCCCAGGCCGTTCCCTCGCCGTCGTCGACCGGCGCCGTCCCGCCTCCGCCTCGGCCGCCGCACCTGCCCGTCGCACCTGCATGTGCTCTCCCACCACTCACCCCGGCTCCTTCCGCTGCAGCCTCCACAAGGGCCTCCGCTTTCCCCCTCACCACAACCAACACGCCGCTTCTTCGTCGCCGTCGAACCGCCTCAACGCCCGCCGTTCCGCGATGACCAACTCGCTGGTCCGAATCGGAGCCGTGGAGGGCGAGTGGGTGAAGCGCGCTCTTGCCTCCCTCATCCGTCCGTCCTCGCACCAGCAGCGCCGGCGGGCCGACTTCCGTCCGCGTCTCAGTCGCCTCTCCGTCATGTCCAAGGCCGACGATGTCTAG